The segment TCACCAAACAGGGAATGTATCACGACTTCTGGCAAGCCTTTGCTGTCCTCTTGCCCATCCGCAGCGTCGGAGTCATGGGAGATCGTCGCACCTATGCGCACCCCGTCGTATTGCGTTGTATTTCCAGCGAAGACGGCATGACCGCCGATTGGTCGCGAGTTCCCTACGATTTGTTGGAAACTATTTCAAATCGCATTGTTAACGAAGTGAAGGGCGTGAATCGCGTCGTTTACGATATTACCTCCAAGCCCCCAGGAACGATTGAATGGGAGTAGAAGGTAGTTTCTGAATTCTAACTAAATTCTCTAGGGCGGGGTTTCCTCGCCCTCGGTCTTATGAGACAGTTTAATTAGATTGGTAATGAAAATCTGTTGCTTTGTTTGTGGGGTTTTGCTGAACTTGGTGTCTTTCTTATTGAGTCTTTACGCCTATTCAGATAAGCTTCTGTATCCCTATTCCAATTTTGATATTGTCGATCCCATCGTTAAGGGAACTGTAAGTAGCAAAACATTTACCTTATTTATTATGTGTTGTGTTTTGGGGACTTTTTTTGCTATTGTAGCTGCTCTTGTTGCATTGCTGAATTTCCGGAATTGCGCTTCATCAAAAACGATAAAACGGATGTTCCTGGGTTTGTTAGCGAGTTCGAGTGGAGTTATTCTATTCTGTAGCTACAGGTTGGTCGAACTGCTTCTGCTCGACCCAGTAAGGTGGCATCTTGATTGAAACTAAATGAAAATTACATTAAAAAATCAAACTCAATTGACAATTCGACACTGCCCAATCGGTTCATGGATATATTACTTTTTTGTCCCAATTGCAATGGGGATTTTGCTCGTTTTCGTTCCTCATACTGAGCCAGAAGAATTTCTTTCTTACTATTTTCCTGCTTATGTTATGTGGGGATTTTCTCTCCTCTTCGGATCGTTCTCTAAAACAACTCAAGTTACAATTTGGGCGTTTGATAAGTCATTGGAAACTCTCATTGTCAAGCAACGACGTTTGTTAGGAACAAAGACATTTCAGTACTCGCTTCAGGACATTTGTGAAGTAGAGATAGATAGTCCTTGGGATCAAGTCGGACACGGTATTAAGCTATTACTTTCCGAGAAAAGAGTTTTACGCTTGTGTTATGGTGACCTGCTGTTCAGAGATGAAGCAGAGGAATGGGTAGAAATTATTTCGACTTTTTTGAAAGCTTAGATAGAGTAAATTACAATCTTGATAAGATAGAAGCATTTGTCTTTTGAAGTGAAATATAGCAATCCTCACTCTGGTGAGGTACAAAGCTTTAAGCTTGAGGCAATGGGCAAGTAGGCATTAGGCATTTGGGATATGTACCTCATGAGTCCGAGAAACGCTATAGTATTTTTAGGAAAGTAAGGGGATCGCGAATAACTAATATCTAAAGGGGGTCTTTCTTTGAGAATAAGTATTTTGAATTATGGAATAAATGTGAATGTATCGCCTTGAGTATTTTGGTCTTTTCGATAGAGTAATCGCTATTTTCACAGAATATTAACTGCTCTAGATTTCTAGCGCGATCGATTATGCCATGACGTTTAAGCGCCCGGTGTATTTGGAAATTCCCCGCGATATGGTTTATGCAGAGATAGAGGAGGCAAAACACCAACCGTTCCTCTGGAACGGACTTTGCCAGAGGCGTTGGAAGAACATAAGGTCAGTATTGGTTAAATTTCTCTCATCTTTGCTGTACGCGATCGCGTACAGCTTACCTTTAACATAAATTTAATTCATTAGGCGCGATCGCGGTAACGGGATTCATAACTAAAGATGCGTTATACCTGGGATAGAAAGATTCAACCTCAAACATTATCCGACTATATCTGGAAACAACGATTTTGTTCGTGTAGTCTTTTAAAGCGTTCTTTCCGAATCGTTGTTTCCTGACTTCCGTCCCCTATCCCCAAGATTCAGTCCTTTCCCTCTCCAATTCCTTGCTTCTGGATGAAACGAGAGGGTTTATTTGCCCACTCTCCAGGAGACTTTACATGGTTAGCAATATCGAGGAGTTGGATGCTTCCTTTTGGGTCAAAACGCGCAATTCCCTAGCATCCCAGCAAACAATTTTATTTTGGACGGGTTCGATCTACGCTTTAATCCCCAACGAACCCAAACACCATCTCTTTAAAATGGCAGGAATGAGTGTCAGTCGCTCTCTTGCCAATGGCGACAAAGGATGGGACTTTACCTCGCGGGAACTGACTTACTATCTCAATCCTAAAACCGATCGCGTGCTTCGTCATTGGGAAAATCCCTGGACAAAAGAAATTGTCCCCGTGGTTCATGTCGCCAACAGTCCCGTACAAGGACGCTTTCACGGACGCTTCCCCGCTTTAATCGAAAGGGATTTAACCACATTTATGTTCGATCTCTTTACCCACTATCCCAATCCCCTGGCGGGAGATAAACGATTCATCGACTACAGTCCCATCAAAACCTACCAAGCAACGGAACTATTTAAATTCACCGTTCCCACCCAAGAACTGCTCGATCCTCAAACCACAGAAGTCTCTCAAGTCATTCTCAGTTGGGATCGTATTGGTCCTTGGTTGCCTTGGATGAAAATGGGGACAAAACCCGGTCAACTCGTTTATAGCGCTCACGGGTCAAAGGTTAACGATTTTGGGGAGTTGCCTCAATGGTTGCAAGAAGAACTCGATTATCGCCTTCCTTCCTATAAAAAAGCCCCAACAACCAAACTCAATCAGGAAAATATGACCTCTTGGCGATACTTCAAACGGCACTTCGATGCCTATCTCGCTGGAGAGCATTTTCCCCTATCTGCCTAACTTGCAACACTCCAAAAAATAATTCGAGCGGGTGATATATTTTCTCGTGCCTTGTGGGAAATATAGAAATAGGGCGGTTGCTCCTACTTTCTCTGTCGGAAGAACTATCCTCTCTGTCTAACGGTCAAAAATTATTTATTAAGGTGAAAGTCAGATGAAAAAAGAAGATCGGATGCTCCTCAATGAGCTAAACGAAAAAATCGCTGGCAACCCTCGCTTGTACGCCTATCGACTCGCGCATCATTCCAGGCATTTGATGAAAGAACCGTTGCTCAAATCGGGAATGTTAGGATTTGCCACAGGCGTTCTGTTTGCTTGGACGGGTTTCATTCTTTGTAGCCTTCCGATCTTACAAGGCAACGTGGTTTTGAATCAGGACAGTCCCTCCGCACCTCCCGCGAATACGCCTACGAAGTTGGACAAACAAAGTTCTTAAAAAAATTCTTGAGGTTTTTGATTATGACACAGAGTTCCTCTAAGTCTAAAGTTGCGGCAGCGCTTCTGTGTTGGTTTTTGGGCGGTTTAGGGATTCACCGCTTCTATTTGGGATATACCGGGATTGGAATCATTCAACTTTTAACCTGTGGAGGATTATTTATTTGGGCGATTATCGATTTCATTTTAATTTTGACAGGGGGATTGAAAGATAGCGAAGGACGCGATCTCATTTAAGCTGATAGGTATTGAACGCGCGATCGCGGTTCTAATTGATTCGACCCTTGATGCTTTATCTTAGACTCGGTGAGTGATGCTTAAGTTTTCTCGTCGTCCCCTCTCCCGCAACCAGATACAACTGCGTGCATTCAAACTATCTCTCGTTTCTTCGCCAATCTTAGGAGCCTTCTTTTTCAATCATACGGATTACTCTTCCCCCTTCTTTTGCCCTTTGCGAACTTTTACTGGAATTCCTTGTCCGGGATGCGGGATGACTCGCTCTTTTCTGGCGATCGCGCGAGGGGATTTTTCGGGCGCGATCGCGTACAATTTGTTCGGTCCCATTTTGTTTGCTGGCTGCTTCGTATTCGCACTTCATCTGACCGCAGAACTCTTCGCAAAACGCTCTCTCCATAGTCCTCAACTTCAATTCCTACTTCATAGTAAAAAAGTCCGTTTTCTCGCCTTATCCGCGCTTTTTTGCTACTATGCCATTCGGATTGATGGTTTGGCGCGATCGGGAGAATTATCTATAGATTTTGCTCGTTCTCCTCTCGGACAATTTCTTCTTTCGAGTTAATAATTCTGGGAATTCATGTCCAAAAGTTCGCCCGACCCAAAACTTATTTATCTATTGCTTCTGTCTCTGTTGGGACTGGGTAGCTTTGGATTCTTTTCTGGCACGGAATTAAATTTTTTCCTGAAAGGATACGGACTTGCTTTTGTCTTACAAGCGGGATTCGCTTTGCTCTATCTTGGCATTTACCGCCGGCGGCGATTGAAACCGTAATTCACACAAAATTCGATCTACAATTGTAGAGTGGGCGATTGCTATTGTTTACATTATTGCCTCTGTACGGGAAAAAAATGAAGAGTGCCATTAAAATCAATGCTGTCGTAGGTTGGCGTTGAGTGTCAGCGAAACCCAACTTACTTTTACTGTATTTTACTTATTCTCTAACAATCATTAAAACCATGACAGAACCCAATCTTAGTGAAGCTAGCAGCAAAAAAATGGCAGCAGGATTGTGTGGCATCCTGTTAGGAGCGCTAGGAATTCATAAATTCATTCTGGGCTATCAGCAAGAGGGAATTATTATGCTGGCTGTGTCTTTGCTTGGGGGAACTTTTACTTGCGGTGCTGCCTCCGGTGTAATTGGTATTATTGGTTTGGTGGAAGGAATTATCTATCTCACCAAAAGTGACCAGGAATTTTTTGATACTTATATGCTGAATCAGAAGCCTTGGTTTTAGTTTTTTCTAAAGAATATTGAGGCTGCATGACTTATATGCTGACTTTAAAATACAAAAAGTTGCTGGTAACCGGGCTATTCTGTTTAGCGGGAGCGGGATATTTTGTAACATTCTCAAAATTGGAAAGTCTTTCTTTTCTACGAGGATATTTAGCAATTATTCCCCTGCAAGTGCTAGCTTTGTTGTACATTTTTTATTGGCGCTGGAATAGAAAACTGTAGTTGTATTTCTTGCAAGAAATCTACGATTTGGCGTGGGAATTGCCTTTAGTGATGAAATTCGATGGGAGACAGGGGAATAAGAGACTGTTACGAGAGGCTCTCCGACCTATTAATTAAACTGTCGATCGGCTTAAATAAATAATGACCCCAAAAAACTTGAGAGACGCTGCCAAACAGGGAGATGCTAGCGCGATCGCGTCCCTACTCAACAAATCGCTACAATCCCAAGGTATCGCGACGAAAGCGTCTTTGAAGGACAAATACTTGCAGGTAATGCTGGAAGCGAGTGCGGTTCCAGAGCAAGCCACTTTGGTTCAACGAATTCGTAAAGGGTTAACTCGTTTGGAGTCCGAGGCAATCGAACGGGTCAAAGTTTACGGAAAGCAGGCGGGAGAAGACTTTCCCGCATGGGAAGAAGAGTTTGAGCTTGCGGTAGAATCGGAAAGTTCCGAAACAAACGCGATCGCGGAAACAGAAACCCGCGAAGAATCTTCTTGGTTTGGCTCGATTTTTGGAACGGTAGGAGATATCGCCTCCAAAGCTGGGGAAACGGTGACAGGCGTTGCGTTGGGGACGGGAGAAGCGATTGGAAATGCAGCCGCGCAAGCGGGGAAAGCCGTGACGGGAACCGCCTCAGCCATCGGGAACGCTGCGATGCAAACCGGGGAAGTCGTTACCCATGCGGGAGGAGCCGTCGTGGGAGCTGTTGGCGATGCTGCGGGGAAAGCAACGGAAGGCGCGGGATACATTTTCGATATTGTTCGGGATAATCCCGCCTTGAAACAACTCACAAAAGCCTTCAAGCTCGATTGGCTCGTTGCGATTCTCGATGAAGTCGATTTGGTTAAAGCCGAAGCAGGCGTAAGAAAGTTACAGGAGCAGCACCCCGATGAATCGCCACGGGAAATCGCCCATCGATTAATGTTACAAAAAGCCCTGCTTGCAGGAGGATCGGGATTGGCAACCAGTTTATTACCCGGTGCTGCAACGGCTTTATTGGCGGTCGATATGGCATCAACAACGCTTCTGCAAGCTGAAATGGTCTATCAAATCGCCGGAATTTACGGACTGGATTTACAAGATTTCGCTAGGAAAGGCGAAGTTTTAGCAATCTTTGGCTTATCTTTTGGAGGAAGTCAGGCGATTGACGCGGGTTTATCGTTATTTGGCAATATTCCCGTTGCGGGCGCGGTTATCGGTGCGAGTACGAACGCCGCGATGATTTATGCTTTGGGATACGGTGCGTGTCGCTTTTACGAGGCGAAGTTGAATCCGGAAACGGCTTTGGCAGAAGAACTCGAAACGGCGACGGAG is part of the Lusitaniella coriacea LEGE 07157 genome and harbors:
- a CDS encoding YcjF family protein, which gives rise to MTPKNLRDAAKQGDASAIASLLNKSLQSQGIATKASLKDKYLQVMLEASAVPEQATLVQRIRKGLTRLESEAIERVKVYGKQAGEDFPAWEEEFELAVESESSETNAIAETETREESSWFGSIFGTVGDIASKAGETVTGVALGTGEAIGNAAAQAGKAVTGTASAIGNAAMQTGEVVTHAGGAVVGAVGDAAGKATEGAGYIFDIVRDNPALKQLTKAFKLDWLVAILDEVDLVKAEAGVRKLQEQHPDESPREIAHRLMLQKALLAGGSGLATSLLPGAATALLAVDMASTTLLQAEMVYQIAGIYGLDLQDFARKGEVLAIFGLSFGGSQAIDAGLSLFGNIPVAGAVIGASTNAAMIYALGYGACRFYEAKLNPETALAEELETATEESEKYIEDAIAQEVIMDRILVHVILAGNPGKTWEEILPELQALSLSPASLETISSNLDSPPELETLLDEINSDFAVPLLVQCEKIAQLDGVITPEEAKVIETIKQKDFGIPKSIKTEFTG
- a CDS encoding DUF2752 domain-containing protein; this encodes MLKFSRRPLSRNQIQLRAFKLSLVSSPILGAFFFNHTDYSSPFFCPLRTFTGIPCPGCGMTRSFLAIARGDFSGAIAYNLFGPILFAGCFVFALHLTAELFAKRSLHSPQLQFLLHSKKVRFLALSALFCYYAIRIDGLARSGELSIDFARSPLGQFLLSS
- a CDS encoding DUF1838 domain-containing protein, yielding MVSNIEELDASFWVKTRNSLASQQTILFWTGSIYALIPNEPKHHLFKMAGMSVSRSLANGDKGWDFTSRELTYYLNPKTDRVLRHWENPWTKEIVPVVHVANSPVQGRFHGRFPALIERDLTTFMFDLFTHYPNPLAGDKRFIDYSPIKTYQATELFKFTVPTQELLDPQTTEVSQVILSWDRIGPWLPWMKMGTKPGQLVYSAHGSKVNDFGELPQWLQEELDYRLPSYKKAPTTKLNQENMTSWRYFKRHFDAYLAGEHFPLSA
- a CDS encoding TM2 domain-containing protein, whose protein sequence is MTQSSSKSKVAAALLCWFLGGLGIHRFYLGYTGIGIIQLLTCGGLFIWAIIDFILILTGGLKDSEGRDLI
- a CDS encoding TM2 domain-containing protein; this translates as MTEPNLSEASSKKMAAGLCGILLGALGIHKFILGYQQEGIIMLAVSLLGGTFTCGAASGVIGIIGLVEGIIYLTKSDQEFFDTYMLNQKPWF